tatatatatatcagTAATTGTGCTAAGTATTCTTTTATCGATAACATTTTTTTATCCTTTATACACTCAGTAGAGCCGATTATCTTAATTGATAATTCAATGTCAAACTACGCTACGAAATGATTACTATACAGTGAAAGAGAAATGTTTTCGGCATGGGATACTTTTTTTGGGGGGGAGGGGGTTTTTTAGCGTCCTCAGTGTAACTCCCTGTCGCCTGTTCGCATCTTCTGTACATACATCCTCTTCCCGCAAGACTGGATcactttttttcctttctttcccaCTCAATTCAAAAATTATTTAGTCGACAAATCGGATTTGGATTCTCTTAGCACTCTTGCTTTGCTTTGCAGTATTTTTGTTTCTCAGCAATTGTGACAGTTTGTTTTTTCCTCGTTTTAATGTAATGAACATGGTTATTACTTATTATAAATGCTCGGATACTCTAATATATCAACTTGAATAACATAGTATTACAGGAGGATGCTTCGGATGAGTCGAACGTGAGTATGCATGGAAAAATaatgtgttttttttttaagtaaaatgtCGAAACAAGTCGgtaaaattatttatataatagTCGGGGAGCGCTGTTGGTTTGCAGGCGACGAGTCTTGCATTTCCTGCTACTAAAATGGTTCGTTTACTTGGTGTACAAGTAGATGGCAACGATGAGACCGTAGAGACCCAATACTTCGGCGAAGATTAGAATCAAGATCATACCGACAAAGAGGCGAGGCTGTTGGGCGGTACCTCTTACACCCGCGTCACCGACAATACCAATGGCAAATCCAGCAGCTAGACCAGAAAAACCTACCGCTAAGCCAGCACCCAGATGAACAAAACCCCTATTAAAAAAGACCAAAAAATTGTTTGTTAACTATCAAGGAAGAGAAGATAATAGTTGAATACATTGCTCATTGTGTGTTGCAACAATAACAACTAAGAAATCAAATTTTTCCACCTAGATAAGATTTTGAacatttttaattattggtATCGTTGCAGCAAATGAACGTATATATGCAGCGTAACTCCATTTATTTgatcaattttttaattaatttgaattCAATCGGCTCTGATTAACCGAGCTACTATTGAAGGTACCGTATCGTCACTCCAGTACGAAAAATAATAGGCAGTGAAGAGAATCAGCGAACGTCTATTATATGAACGATCAAGTTATACAAACTGCTTGTCCCCTAACAGATTCACATAAGTGGAGTTCTACTGTATAAGCGTACAGTTGTCCCTCGATTTACGCGTTATATCGGGTTCCACGTGGATCTTTCATATACGCGAGAGAGATCACTTAAAACTAGAGTAAATAAAAATTTCCAAATTAGATACAAAGATATTCCACTTCGTACACGCGGAAGTCGTAGCTGAAGATTTAATCGATCCACGAAATTATGTCTGGCACCATTCGTTACTCGAAATAATGTTTTCAATGGAAGTTCACTGTGCCTCTAGAAGAATGCAATGCAATGTCAGTAATTTTTTTTAGAAGCGGATAGGCTGAAGTTCAACTTTGTTCTTTTATACGGCATCATATTTTTCAACGCATTGACCCTTGTAGTCCACTGCATACTCTACGAAAGAAGTATTAATAAAAAGAATGTTTATATTGAAAAATCTTATACTTTAGAAGATATCTAAATTTCAATCATACTTTGAATTAATGTTTCTTTGACATAAGTAGCCTAGCATTTTTTATTGTCCATTTTCTTAAAAATATGATTCCATTAAACAAAACAAAGTTGGCTTTCGTACGTTCTATACTCATCTAAAACAAAGTATTCATATCAAGTTGCGTTACGATTTATGAGTACGTTTACATCGTGAATGCATTTTGCATTGTCAGTAATAAAAGTCCAGGAAAAATAAATTCAGATTTTATCGTTATCGTGTAAACGGAAGAAATGTATCGAGTAAAAGAAACCGCCTAAATCGAGGGACGAAATACCAATGTTAAGTGAAGCAAAGAAAATTAAAACTAGATAAAGCCTCAAACTGCAGATTAAACAGAAATTATATGGAGAGAAGCagtactaaaatttttagagtgATTAATTTCGAGAAATTATTGCACAACAATCTAATTAGCTCTCAACATACACAGGAAAATAAATAGTACTTGTAACATGATTAAATTGTATCACTTAATATTTTACTAAACATATTGTTACGTGTTATCTAGTCCCTATTTTAACTCCATTTCAGGTTCAAATGTCGAAATATTGTATGCTAATACAAACTGTGCCACATGAATGTGACTTAAGGTTATTAGAAAAAGAGTTAAAGTAACAAAAAAGAGATTATGTCAAGAAAATGATCCAAGACCCGTGACGGAGTCAAAACTGGACACACAGTACAAGTAAAAGCAATAATCTGTATGTTCTGAACATACTCACGGTACTAAAATACATgaagaatataaatataaatatttctttACGCCACATTAAATTACTATGCTACCTTTGAACTAAATTAGGCTAAAGTATTAGAcaattaagtaagttgtataaCATACTTGTATAAAGGGTAATTAGGAGGTGGGTTTAGACCACCAGCAATGAGAACAGCTACCACAAGACCGTAAATGGCAATGATACCAGCCATAACAACAGGAATGATAGATTTCATGATAAGTTCTGGCCTCATAACAGACATTGCTGCAATTCCTGTACCTGACTTTGCTGTGCCATACGCTGCTCCTAGAGCTGAAATTAAAAACAAGCATGACTGTATCTAGTATATTACAATTGAATATAATATTACACAAAATATATGGTTCTCTATACATTTTGATAATCAGTTGACTAGACATGATGAGAAATGGTTTATTTATGAAATGACATTAGACCGGTCGagtaataaatttaatattatttagacAAATATTATCAAATattgttatttaattatttcacgTCTAGCAATACAAGAGCTAGACAGATAGGGATTCGTTGACGGCATTATCCCGTAAGCATCAAGGGCTatcgattttgtttaatatTGATCTCTAATGAGAAGGTCACGATCCCGATTTCTACGGTAATTTTAAATGGACATATTGTAGCTGTTTTCATCGCGACATCCTCTTAAAAGTATCGGGATTTCCCAATTGAAAAACAGGGAAAATTCAGTCAACGTCTCGACAAATGATGCCGCTGTGACTGGAAATCGAGTCACATGATTCTCACGTTGGCAGTCACATGATTATCATGTAAGTCCCATCCCGTGAGTAGGGGGCGTGGCACAAGCAGAGAATAAGTTTTTTCGATCAATTTTGATAGTTAATTCGATTGCGAACATTTGGATTTTTGAACGATATGGATCAATAGTCGGCTCGTTCTATattatacatttatatatatatcttattttatatatatatatgtacatagagAAAGAGAAGAACGACAATGTCAACATGGATGGGCGTTAGGTTTCTGGAGAAGTGAGAGATAATTAAATTTGAGGAGAGATCAAATTTATTTCATGCATTCCAAACTCCTCGTGTATTTGTCTCGTAGGTCAGGCTTCCTCGTGTGTCGCCGTCCATTCAAGACTGGCGCACACGGGAAAAGGGATTCGTATTGA
The window above is part of the Xylocopa sonorina isolate GNS202 chromosome 3, iyXylSono1_principal, whole genome shotgun sequence genome. Proteins encoded here:
- the Vha16 gene encoding vacuolar H+ ATP synthase 16 kDa proteolipid subunit — its product is MSDQQLPEDSPLYAPFFGVMGAASAIIFSALGAAYGTAKSGTGIAAMSVMRPELIMKSIIPVVMAGIIAIYGLVVAVLIAGGLNPPPNYPLYKGFVHLGAGLAVGFSGLAAGFAIGIVGDAGVRGTAQQPRLFVGMILILIFAEVLGLYGLIVAIYLYTK